One genomic window of Gammaproteobacteria bacterium includes the following:
- a CDS encoding murein L,D-transpeptidase catalytic domain family protein has product MQNKATIITTLIISFMLMSTTLFYASSASCSHHKRHLRIPTHIRLPVITQSESDNKWDVNPRVWNLALKAYNNAMQKGYIKQKVVTIIDYSLPSSVKRMWVVDVGNKKVLYHTLVAHGKFTGGLFAKHFSNKPGSRASSIGTFITENTYMGSNGYSLRLRGLEPGFNERAESRAIVVHGAWYATQNFASHHGRLGLSWGCPAVSPLLAKPIINHIKNGTLVFAYYPDTQWLEHSRFLAANSMG; this is encoded by the coding sequence ATGCAAAATAAAGCAACTATAATAACAACCCTCATAATTTCATTTATGCTTATGAGTACTACATTATTTTACGCAAGTTCCGCTTCCTGCTCCCACCACAAACGTCACCTTCGAATCCCAACTCACATTCGCCTTCCCGTCATCACCCAAAGTGAAAGTGACAATAAGTGGGATGTTAACCCCAGAGTTTGGAATCTTGCATTAAAAGCATACAATAATGCTATGCAAAAAGGTTATATAAAACAAAAGGTTGTGACAATTATTGATTATTCACTTCCCTCCTCGGTCAAGCGCATGTGGGTAGTTGATGTGGGTAATAAGAAAGTCCTCTACCACACTTTAGTAGCGCACGGAAAATTTACCGGCGGACTTTTCGCAAAACATTTTTCTAATAAACCGGGTAGTCGCGCATCCAGTATCGGAACTTTTATTACCGAAAACACTTATATGGGTTCAAATGGATATTCTTTGCGTTTGCGAGGGTTAGAACCAGGATTCAACGAAAGAGCAGAGTCTAGAGCTATTGTGGTCCACGGCGCTTGGTATGCCACTCAGAATTTTGCCAGCCACCATGGTAGATTAGGCCTCAGCTGGGGTTGCCCAGCCGTTAGCCCTTTATTAGCTAAACCTATTATCAACCATATCAAGAATGGCACCCTCGTGTTTGCCTACTATCCTGACACGCAGTGGCTAGAGCACTCTCGGTTTTTAGCCGCTAATAGTATGGGTTAA